One genomic segment of Misgurnus anguillicaudatus chromosome 25, ASM2758022v2, whole genome shotgun sequence includes these proteins:
- the tmem14ca gene encoding transmembrane protein 14C, whose product MMAVDWAGYGYAALVASGGVMGYVKAGSVPSLVAGLLFGGLAGFGAYQTSQDNQNIWVSLATSGTLAAVMGKRFYSSRKIMPAGLIAGLSILMVAKLGAGMLQKPQQS is encoded by the exons ATGATGGCTGTAGATTGGGCTGGATATGGATATGCCGCATTGGTGGCATCTGGAGGAGTTATGGGATATGTCAAAGCAG GCAGTGTTCCATCCCTGGTTGCAGGGTTGCTGTTTGGTGGTTTGGCTGGGTTTGGGGCCTACCAGACATCACAAGATAACCAAAATATTTGGGTGTCTTTAG CCACTTCCGGGACACTTGCTGCTGTAATGGGAAAGAGATTCTACAGTTCACGCAAAATCATGCCAGCTGGTCTTATTGCTGGATTGAG TATCCTGATGGTGGCCAAGCTTGGAGCCGGGATGCTACAGAAACCACAGCAATCATGA